The genome window ATGAACCCTGATGGTTATGTTTATAATTCAGATTCCGGTGGTACTTCGGCCAATTGGCGAAAAAATAGAAGGATAATTCAATCTCCTTATGTTGGTGTTGATTTAAATAGAAATTATGGTTATAAATGGGCATATGATAATATTGGCTCTTCACCAAATCCAAGTAACGAAGCTTATCGGGGACCAGAAAGATTTTCTGAACCCGAAACCAGAGTTGTAAGAAATTTTATGTTATCTAAAAAGATAAGGGCACAGATTGATTATCATACTTATGGTAGATATAATATGTATCCTTGGGGATATGATACTTTTACACCACCTGATGAAAGAACTTTAAGAGAAGTTGTGGATTCTTTTAGATTATATAATAATTATTCTGCTTCCCGAACAGGACAAATTGCCAAGGTTTTATATACTGCCAATGGAAGTTCGGTAGATTGGGAATATGCTGATACTTTATGGGAAGGCGAAAGAAAGTTCATTACTTACGCTTTTACTATTGAAGCTTCTACTAATGATTTCTGGTATGGTTGGAATGATAGTGCCTTTATTAGGCAAGAATGTCAAAGAAATTTAGGAGTAAATATTTATCTCACAAAAGTTAGTGGTGCTTTCTTAGAACTAAAAAATGTAAAAATTTTTGATTTTTATGGCAATCAAGATAGTATTTTAAATCCAGATGAATCTGCCTATATTTATCTCACGATAAAAAATCGGGCAATCCATCCTATTGATTCTGCTTATAATATTCTTATCCGACCGATTACCGAAAATCCCTATTTAACTATTGTTGACACTTTATTTAATCTTCCAAATATTATGAGAAATGATAGCCAAATTGGTTACTTTAAAGTTTATTCAAAACCAGAAATTCCGTCAGAAAGTATCGCAATAAATTTAAATTGTAATTACTTAGATGATAACTATTTTCTAACCCAATCATTAAGATTTAAAATTTTTGTCCAATCTTCTCAATTGGTAAAAGAGCAAAGAGAAAGAAATATTAAAGATATCAATAATCTGGATTTCTATAAAACATCCCTTTATTTACCAAACGGTCAGAAATATAAAGGCGAACTTAAAAGGGGAATTTATTTCTTTTTAAAGGAAAATAAAGGATATAAAATTTTGATAATAAAATAGAAAAGAACAACAATAATTGAGAAATAGATAAACCAATCACCAAACTGACGATAGATAGTATTTTTTAAAGGTATTTTCACATTACCAAAAATTATCTCTTCTTTAAATAATTTTGATTTTTGATAAATCCTACCAAAAGGATCGCAAAGCAAACTAATTCCATT of candidate division WOR-3 bacterium contains these proteins:
- a CDS encoding M14 family metallopeptidase, producing MKKVNFILFFCLFFTFSFLRSEEIKMEAKVYFKTADELFTKMGELFSELDIATAGETDKECYIVIITNKEQLEKIKEKGFKIEITYHNIKDKFKEMTGVDPDNPQLLRDFGYFFTYWEMIDTIQSLANNFPNLVRIYDIGRSHQNRPLWCVKISDYPDSNENEPVVFFNAATHAREPMGVSILIYYMTYLLTNYDPTNSDNLITWLINNREIYFVPVMNPDGYVYNSDSGGTSANWRKNRRIIQSPYVGVDLNRNYGYKWAYDNIGSSPNPSNEAYRGPERFSEPETRVVRNFMLSKKIRAQIDYHTYGRYNMYPWGYDTFTPPDERTLREVVDSFRLYNNYSASRTGQIAKVLYTANGSSVDWEYADTLWEGERKFITYAFTIEASTNDFWYGWNDSAFIRQECQRNLGVNIYLTKVSGAFLELKNVKIFDFYGNQDSILNPDESAYIYLTIKNRAIHPIDSAYNILIRPITENPYLTIVDTLFNLPNIMRNDSQIGYFKVYSKPEIPSESIAINLNCNYLDDNYFLTQSLRFKIFVQSSQLVKEQRERNIKDINNLDFYKTSLYLPNGQKYKGELKRGIYFFLKENKGYKILIIK